A portion of the Kribbella jejuensis genome contains these proteins:
- a CDS encoding 4-hydroxy-3-methylbut-2-enyl diphosphate reductase, whose protein sequence is MTSQPDDTRTTKRVLLAAPRGYCAGVDRAVVAVEKALDLYGPPVYVRKEIVHNKYVVQTLQKRGAIFVDETVEVPEGKTVIFSAHGVAPVVHEEAAARQLKTIDATCPLVTKVHHEAKRFAATDYDILLIGHEGHEEVIGTSGEAPEHVHIVDGPDDVPNVTVRDPEKVVWLSQTTLSVDETMETVRRLRERFPHLQDPPSDDICYATQNRQAAVKKLAPEADLMLVVGSRNSSNSVRLVEVAIEHGAKDGHLVDFADEIDEAWLEGVDAVGVSSGASVPEVLVRDVLRWLAERGYGEVQEVTTAEESLTFALPRDLRSDLKAAGLPTTGTSDHAWTI, encoded by the coding sequence GTGACTTCCCAGCCTGATGACACCCGTACGACGAAGCGCGTGCTGCTCGCGGCGCCCCGTGGGTACTGCGCGGGTGTGGACCGGGCCGTGGTCGCGGTGGAGAAGGCTCTCGATCTGTACGGTCCGCCCGTGTACGTGCGCAAGGAGATCGTGCACAACAAGTACGTCGTACAGACCCTGCAGAAGCGTGGCGCGATCTTCGTCGACGAGACCGTCGAGGTGCCGGAGGGGAAGACCGTGATCTTCTCCGCGCACGGTGTCGCGCCGGTGGTGCACGAGGAGGCGGCCGCGCGGCAGCTGAAGACGATCGACGCGACCTGCCCGCTGGTCACCAAGGTGCACCACGAGGCGAAGCGGTTCGCCGCCACCGACTACGACATCCTGCTGATCGGCCACGAGGGCCACGAGGAGGTCATCGGCACCTCCGGCGAGGCTCCGGAGCACGTACACATCGTCGACGGGCCCGACGACGTACCGAACGTGACGGTCCGCGACCCGGAGAAGGTCGTCTGGCTGTCGCAGACCACGCTGTCGGTCGACGAGACGATGGAGACGGTACGCCGCCTGCGCGAGCGCTTCCCGCACTTGCAGGACCCGCCGAGCGACGACATCTGCTATGCCACCCAGAACCGCCAGGCCGCGGTGAAGAAGCTCGCCCCCGAGGCTGACCTGATGCTGGTCGTCGGCTCCCGCAACTCGTCGAACTCGGTCCGCCTGGTCGAGGTCGCGATCGAGCACGGCGCCAAGGACGGCCACCTGGTCGACTTCGCCGACGAGATCGACGAGGCGTGGCTCGAGGGCGTCGACGCGGTCGGTGTCAGCAGTGGCGCCAGCGTGCCGGAGGTCCTCGTCCGCGACGTCCTCCGCTGGCTGGCCGAGCGCGGCTACGGTGAGGTCCAGGAAGTCACCACCGCGGAGGAGAGCCTCACCTTCGCCCTCCCCCGCGACCTCCGCTCCGACCTGAAGGCCGCCGGCTTGCCCACCACCGGCACCTCCGACCACGCCTGGACTATTTGA
- the xseA gene encoding exodeoxyribonuclease VII large subunit — MALETSPEAPAAVRTIANGIASWINQLGAVWVEGQLTDVSIGRGTTTVFGTLRDTDADISLRFTCNRRVFEAVDVRDGSRVLVHAKPNFFARRGTLALAVSEIRHVGIGELLARIERLKQLLGAEGLFEPYRKKKLPFLPHTIGLICGRDSAAERDVLENAKRRWPAVAFRIEYASVQGPSAAGEVMTALRKLDADDAVEVIVIARGGGSLEDLLPFSDEGLIRAVSKTSTPVVSAIGHEPDSPLLDLVADLRASTPTDAAKRVVPDVHEELDGVHLLRERGSRAIRSWLEREAHALAAIRSRPALAAPVTDLQRRSDEIAALVERNRRTLTHRLDRAGDDLAHRLASVRALSPKATLERGYSVLQLADGTAVREVAQVAPGDLLQARVSDGRFAVEVKEDNT; from the coding sequence GTGGCTTTGGAGACGTCGCCGGAAGCGCCTGCGGCCGTTCGGACCATTGCGAACGGGATTGCGAGCTGGATCAACCAGCTCGGGGCCGTGTGGGTCGAAGGGCAGCTGACGGACGTCTCGATCGGGCGGGGTACGACGACCGTGTTCGGCACGCTGCGCGACACCGACGCGGACATCTCGCTGCGGTTCACCTGCAATCGCCGGGTGTTCGAGGCCGTCGACGTCCGCGACGGTTCCCGGGTGCTCGTGCACGCCAAGCCGAACTTCTTCGCCCGGCGCGGCACGCTCGCGCTCGCGGTCAGCGAGATCCGGCACGTCGGGATCGGCGAGCTGCTGGCGCGGATCGAGCGGCTGAAGCAACTACTCGGCGCCGAGGGGCTCTTCGAGCCGTACCGGAAGAAGAAGCTGCCGTTCCTGCCGCACACGATCGGGCTGATCTGCGGGCGGGACTCCGCGGCCGAGCGGGACGTGCTCGAGAACGCGAAGCGCCGCTGGCCGGCGGTCGCGTTCCGGATCGAGTACGCGTCGGTCCAGGGGCCGTCGGCGGCCGGCGAGGTGATGACCGCGCTGCGGAAGCTGGACGCCGACGACGCGGTCGAGGTGATCGTGATCGCGCGCGGCGGCGGCTCGCTGGAGGACCTGCTGCCGTTCTCCGACGAAGGGCTGATCCGCGCGGTTTCCAAGACGAGTACACCGGTGGTGAGCGCGATCGGCCACGAGCCGGACAGTCCGCTGCTCGACCTGGTCGCGGACCTGCGCGCGTCGACGCCGACGGACGCGGCGAAACGGGTCGTGCCCGACGTACACGAAGAGCTCGACGGCGTGCATCTGCTGCGTGAGCGGGGATCGCGGGCGATCCGGTCGTGGCTGGAGCGGGAGGCACATGCGCTGGCGGCGATCCGTTCGCGGCCCGCCCTCGCCGCGCCGGTGACCGACCTGCAGCGGCGGTCGGACGAGATCGCGGCGCTGGTCGAGCGGAACCGGCGGACATTGACGCATCGGCTGGATCGGGCCGGTGACGATCTCGCGCACCGGTTGGCCAGCGTACGGGCGTTGTCCCCGAAGGCGACGCTCGAGCGGGGGTACTCGGTGCTCCAGTTGGCGGACGGGACCGCCGTACGGGAAGTGGCGCAGGTCGCGCCGGGTGACCTGCTGCAGGCGCGGGTCAGCGACGGCCGGTTCGCGGTCGAAGTCAAGGAGGACAACACGTGA
- a CDS encoding exodeoxyribonuclease VII small subunit yields MTYEQAREELVEVVRKLEAGGTTLEESLALWERGEELATTCQRWLDGARERLTKAQATHEEKPN; encoded by the coding sequence ATGACGTACGAACAGGCCCGCGAGGAACTCGTCGAGGTAGTCCGCAAACTCGAAGCCGGCGGCACCACCCTCGAAGAATCCCTCGCCCTGTGGGAACGCGGCGAAGAACTGGCCACCACCTGTCAACGCTGGCTGGACGGCGCCCGAGAACGCCTAACCAAAGCCCAAGCCACCCACGAGGAAAAACCCAACTGA
- a CDS encoding TetR/AcrR family transcriptional regulator, with product MGSPRPERADAKRNRLRVLEAAERLFTEHGVKNVSLDAIAAEAGVGKGTVFRRFGDRAGLAVALLDEREQELQAKILSGPPPLGPGAPPVVRVLAFLDAYLDLLDRHVALFMDSENASDGARYRIGSYHLWHRHLSHLIESARPDLDADYTAHVLLAPLAADLHNALRTQGFPLPRLKTGLAAVARNLLSS from the coding sequence GTGGGTTCGCCACGCCCGGAGCGAGCGGACGCCAAGCGCAATCGGCTGCGCGTACTGGAGGCGGCCGAGCGACTGTTCACCGAGCACGGGGTGAAGAACGTTTCGCTCGACGCGATCGCGGCGGAGGCCGGGGTCGGCAAGGGCACCGTATTCCGCCGCTTCGGGGACCGCGCGGGGCTCGCGGTCGCGCTGCTCGACGAGCGCGAGCAGGAGCTGCAGGCGAAGATCCTCAGCGGCCCGCCACCGCTAGGTCCGGGCGCACCGCCGGTTGTGCGGGTACTGGCCTTCCTCGACGCGTACCTGGATCTGCTCGACCGGCACGTGGCCCTGTTCATGGACAGCGAGAACGCGTCGGACGGCGCCCGCTACCGAATCGGCTCGTACCACCTCTGGCACCGCCACCTGTCCCACCTGATCGAGTCCGCCCGCCCAGACCTCGACGCGGACTACACCGCCCACGTCCTCCTGGCCCCCCTGGCCGCCGACCTCCACAACGCCCTACGCACCCAGGGCTTCCCCCTGCCCCGCCTAAAAACCGGCCTCGCCGCAGTAGCCAGAAATCTACTCAGTTCCTGA
- a CDS encoding flavodoxin family protein yields the protein MSNARIAIAYHSGYGHTAKQAEAVAAGAASVPDTTTDLVPLDELTEEVWERLTAADAIIFGAPTYMGSPSWVFKKFAEESVRIWAADLGWRDKIAAGFTNSKAMSGDKLNSLVDLAVFAAQHGMIWVGLDIYPGWADSTASIEDLNRLGSWMGAMAQSDADLSAEKAPPATDLRTAAALGARVATVTHRHLRGALAA from the coding sequence ATGAGCAACGCCCGGATCGCCATCGCCTACCACTCCGGATACGGGCACACCGCGAAACAGGCCGAGGCCGTCGCGGCCGGGGCGGCATCAGTGCCCGACACCACGACCGACCTCGTTCCGCTCGACGAGCTGACCGAGGAGGTCTGGGAGCGGTTGACCGCGGCGGACGCGATCATCTTCGGCGCCCCGACATACATGGGCAGCCCGAGCTGGGTCTTCAAGAAGTTCGCCGAGGAGAGCGTCCGGATCTGGGCCGCCGACCTCGGCTGGCGGGACAAGATCGCGGCCGGTTTCACCAACTCGAAGGCGATGTCCGGCGACAAGCTGAACAGCCTCGTCGACCTGGCCGTGTTCGCCGCGCAGCACGGGATGATCTGGGTCGGCCTGGACATCTACCCTGGCTGGGCGGACAGCACCGCGAGCATCGAGGACCTCAACCGCCTCGGCAGCTGGATGGGTGCGATGGCGCAGTCCGACGCCGACCTCTCCGCGGAGAAGGCGCCGCCGGCGACCGACCTGCGTACGGCAGCCGCACTCGGCGCGCGGGTCGCGACCGTCACGCACCGGCACCTGAGAGGAGCGCTCGCTGCATGA
- a CDS encoding DMT family transporter — translation MAWIVLLAAAAFEIAFALSLKPSEGFSRLWPTLGVLVFGVISVALLAKTLDRLPVGTAYAIWTGIGSVGVVTLGIVLFHEPVTPARLACIALIVIGVVGLRLVGAD, via the coding sequence ATGGCGTGGATCGTTCTGCTCGCCGCGGCGGCGTTCGAGATCGCGTTCGCGCTCAGCCTGAAACCGAGCGAGGGGTTCAGCCGGCTCTGGCCGACGCTCGGCGTGCTGGTGTTCGGCGTGATCTCGGTCGCGCTGCTGGCGAAGACGCTCGACCGCCTCCCGGTCGGTACGGCGTACGCGATCTGGACCGGCATCGGCTCGGTCGGCGTGGTGACGCTCGGCATCGTGCTGTTCCACGAGCCGGTCACCCCGGCCCGCCTGGCCTGCATCGCCCTGATCGTCATCGGCGTCGTGGGCCTCCGACTGGTCGGCGCCGACTGA
- a CDS encoding nucleotidyltransferase family protein, whose amino-acid sequence MFITGLLLGADSSPHLGAPWQLLAYQGGTLFGAALDGARDCGFDQLVVTLGTASEQIRERVDLDGVRVVESPHADTGSASIVPALDAVDRRADGIVVLPGDQPGITSAAVWSLVAEVATPIGVCRYDDGESYPCWFGRELFGELRRLRTDADLWNPINDGTHPVTRVDAIGATPPRATTWSSYHQLLSGSPDLSDELPHPVRATSYARRRRRTNS is encoded by the coding sequence CACGGGGCTTCTGCTGGGTGCGGACAGTTCGCCGCATCTCGGTGCGCCGTGGCAGTTGCTGGCCTATCAGGGCGGCACGTTGTTCGGGGCGGCGCTGGACGGGGCGCGGGACTGCGGGTTCGACCAACTCGTCGTGACCCTGGGCACCGCCTCGGAGCAGATCCGCGAACGGGTCGATCTGGACGGCGTCCGGGTAGTCGAGTCGCCGCACGCCGACACCGGCAGCGCGTCGATCGTGCCCGCGCTGGACGCAGTCGACCGGCGCGCCGACGGGATCGTCGTACTGCCCGGCGACCAGCCCGGGATCACTTCGGCCGCCGTCTGGTCGCTGGTTGCCGAGGTCGCCACTCCGATCGGCGTCTGCCGGTACGACGACGGCGAGAGCTACCCGTGCTGGTTCGGCCGCGAGCTGTTCGGCGAACTCCGCCGGCTGCGGACCGACGCCGACCTGTGGAACCCGATCAACGACGGCACCCACCCGGTCACCCGAGTCGATGCCATCGGCGCGACACCTCCCCGGGCGACCACCTGGTCGTCGTACCACCAGCTGTTGTCCGGCAGCCCTGACCTGTCCGACGAGCTCCCGCACCCGGTCCGCGCCACGTCGTACGCGCGGCGCCGTCGCCGTACCAACAGCTGA